A single genomic interval of Candidatus Bathyarchaeota archaeon harbors:
- a CDS encoding transcription factor — MLSTIDDSTLTKVALALGEEDAVKLIEHLKGVDEITDDEIANKTGIRLNSVRKILYKLYDHSLVSLRRTRDPKTGWFIFHWKLQPDQLEGFILSQKRRVLEKLNVRLDYEKNHDFYYCGSQECKRIPFEEAVELVFHCSGCGKPLVHFANEVMIERLSAKVEILRKELGE; from the coding sequence ATGTTATCGACTATTGATGATTCAACCTTAACTAAGGTGGCTTTGGCGTTAGGTGAAGAAGACGCCGTTAAACTTATCGAGCACTTAAAAGGCGTAGACGAAATCACTGACGACGAAATCGCGAACAAAACAGGCATACGACTAAACAGTGTCAGAAAAATCCTCTACAAACTCTACGACCACTCACTAGTCAGCCTCCGCAGAACCCGCGACCCCAAAACAGGCTGGTTCATATTCCACTGGAAACTCCAACCTGACCAACTTGAAGGCTTCATTCTAAGCCAAAAACGCCGCGTACTCGAAAAGCTTAACGTACGGCTAGATTACGAAAAGAACCATGACTTCTACTACTGCGGCAGCCAAGAATGCAAACGCATTCCCTTCGAAGAAGCAGTCGAACTAGTGTTTCACTGTAGTGGATGCGGCAAACCGTTGGTGCACTTTGCAAACGAAGTTATGATTGAGCGGCTTTCTGCGAAAGTGGAAATTTTACGCAAGGAACTAGGCGAGTAA
- a CDS encoding HDIG domain-containing protein gives MSKRLPSREQAIQLLKDHNCPPQVINHCLAVTQLALEIGSKLQAKGVKVNLELVEAGALLHDIGRSKTHHVDHSLVGAQIAQQIGLPQSIINIIKRHVGAGITEEEAEWLGWPKDSYMPQTIEEKIVCYADKRIDHDKVAPIETEIERLQKQGMAEAAERVRNLHNEITHLLGETP, from the coding sequence GTGAGCAAGCGGCTTCCGAGCAGGGAGCAAGCCATCCAGCTTCTCAAAGACCACAACTGCCCACCCCAAGTCATAAACCACTGCTTAGCCGTAACTCAGCTTGCGCTGGAAATCGGAAGTAAACTGCAGGCAAAAGGCGTCAAGGTCAATTTAGAATTGGTGGAAGCAGGTGCATTGCTGCATGACATTGGGCGCTCCAAGACTCACCATGTTGACCACTCATTGGTCGGTGCCCAAATTGCGCAGCAAATCGGTTTACCTCAATCTATAATTAACATCATAAAGCGGCATGTCGGCGCAGGCATCACTGAAGAAGAAGCCGAATGGCTCGGCTGGCCTAAAGACAGCTATATGCCTCAAACCATAGAAGAAAAAATCGTATGCTACGCAGACAAACGCATAGACCACGACAAAGTCGCGCCGATTGAAACCGAAATCGAACGCCTCCAAAAGCAGGGTATGGCGGAAGCTGCAGAAAGAGTTAGAAACCTCCACAACGAAATAACACACCTATTAGGCGAAACCCCATGA
- a CDS encoding DUF2110 family protein, with the protein MTNLTLFVKAFNEGQLRQVDELLQEQFKDLDVEAKVVANPVSKWVQVFLEGEDEVIAAAYARKEIGTCPVSLDNIEVGSVLRGYVSKVDESRGQLTVDVGVFEPKVTQATLPLVTLRSQLSTGKDAGLKAIGEAYGIAEGMPISVKVTSKEAESLTAELSSEQVEKLKGWQQSLLDRLIILRAPKELVTSTLERTRLDRDVIDVEQLGFFEFALTCKLGTDARGLVPRVGRYMRNAVFVVFNAERSLIFVGGQGLSL; encoded by the coding sequence ATGACGAACTTAACGTTATTTGTTAAGGCATTCAATGAAGGGCAACTTAGACAGGTAGATGAGCTTCTGCAAGAACAATTCAAAGACTTAGATGTAGAAGCCAAAGTTGTTGCCAATCCCGTCAGCAAGTGGGTTCAGGTTTTCCTCGAAGGCGAAGACGAAGTAATCGCGGCTGCTTACGCCCGAAAAGAGATTGGAACCTGCCCCGTCAGCCTCGACAACATCGAAGTCGGCTCTGTGCTGCGAGGTTATGTTTCAAAGGTTGATGAAAGCAGGGGACAGCTAACGGTGGATGTCGGGGTTTTTGAGCCAAAAGTTACTCAGGCAACTCTACCGCTGGTGACGTTGCGATCTCAACTCTCTACAGGCAAAGATGCGGGGCTTAAAGCAATCGGTGAAGCATACGGCATCGCAGAAGGCATGCCAATCAGTGTCAAAGTTACCTCAAAAGAGGCGGAGAGCTTAACGGCTGAACTTTCCTCAGAGCAAGTGGAGAAGCTCAAAGGTTGGCAGCAATCTCTTCTGGATCGGCTAATCATTTTGCGTGCCCCTAAAGAGTTAGTTACCTCTACATTGGAGCGGACGCGTCTTGACCGTGATGTGATTGATGTGGAGCAGTTGGGGTTTTTTGAGTTTGCTTTGACGTGCAAGTTGGGGACAGATGCGCGAGGTTTGGTTCCGCGGGTGGGTCGTTATATGCGGAATGCTGTTTTTGTGGTGTTTAATGCGGAGCGGAGCCTGATTTTTGTGGGTGGACAGGGATTAAGCTTATAA